The genome window AATATTACATTAATAAAAATCTAAGGCACAAACTAGTTTATGTTTGCAAAATTGCATAAAATCATCAATGCATTTGAATTTGAATTCTTTGATTAGAGTTGTTATTGCCCCTGTCTTTTGGACTATTATGTTCAAAACGATAATACATACTACCTGAAACA of Campylobacter sp. 2014D-0216 contains these proteins:
- a CDS encoding mini-MOMP protein — translated: MKHIFITFFVLLMGLMSVANSAPLDEIFQDVNVSGSMYYRFEHNSPKDRGNNNSNQRIQIQMH